A window of Streptomyces broussonetiae genomic DNA:
TTCCTGCTGAAGGACGCCTCGGCCCGCCAACTGGCCGACGGCGTGCGGGTGGTGGCCTCCGGTGAGGCGCTGCTGGCCCCCTCGGTCACCAAGCGGCTGATCACGGAGTTCTCCCGTCTGGCGGAGCCGGTGCGGCTGGCGCCGACGGCCCAGACGGCCTACGGCGAGCTGACGGAACGGGAGACGGAGGTGCTGGTGCTGATCGCGCAGGGCCTGTCGAACGCGGAGATCGCGGAGCGCCTGGTGGTGGCCGAGTCGACGATCAAGACCCATGTGAGCCGGATCCTGGTGAAGCTGGGGCTCAGGGACCGCACCCAGGCGGCGGTGTTCGCGTACGAGGCGAGGCTGGTCACGCCGGGGTGAGCCGGGCTAGCGTCCCTGCATGGCAGTGCTTGCGGACCTCGCTTTCGACCCTTGGGATCCCGGGTTCCTGGCGGACCCGTATCCGGCCTATGCAGAGTTGCGGGCGCGTGGCCGGGTGATCCGGTACGAGCCGACCGACCAGTGGCTGGTGCCGCACCACGCGGACGTCTCGGCGCTGTTGCGGGACCGGCGGCTGGGCCGTACGTACCAGCACCGGTTCTCGCACGAGGACTTCGGGCGGACGGCGCCCCCGGCCGAGCACGAGCCGTTCCACACCCTCAACGATCACGGGATGCTCGATCTGGAGCCGCCGGATCACACGCGGATCCGGCGCCTGGTGTCCAAGGCGTTCACGCCACGGACCGTGGAGCGGCTCGCGCCGTATGTGCGGGGCCTTGCGGACGAGCTGGTGGCGGGGCTGGTCCGGGAGGGCGGCGGGGATCTGCTGACCGATGTGGCGGAGCCGCTGCCGGTCGCGGTGATCGCCGAGATGCTGGGCATTCCCGAGGCGGACCGGGGGCAGTTGCGGCCGTGGTCGGCGGACATCTGCGGGATGTACGAGCTGAGTCCGTCGAGGGAGGCGGCGACCAGGGCGGTGCGGGCGTCCGTGGAGTTCTCGGGGTTTCTGCGGGAGTTGATCGCCGCCCGGCGCA
This region includes:
- a CDS encoding cytochrome P450 — translated: MAVLADLAFDPWDPGFLADPYPAYAELRARGRVIRYEPTDQWLVPHHADVSALLRDRRLGRTYQHRFSHEDFGRTAPPAEHEPFHTLNDHGMLDLEPPDHTRIRRLVSKAFTPRTVERLAPYVRGLADELVAGLVREGGGDLLTDVAEPLPVAVIAEMLGIPEADRGQLRPWSADICGMYELSPSREAATRAVRASVEFSGFLRELIAARRREPREDLISGLIAAHDEDDDRLTEQEMISTAVLLLNAGHEATVNATVNGWLALFRNPEQLARLRADHSLVPAAVEELLRYDTPLQLFERWVLDDIEIDGTTVPRGAEIAMLFGSANHDPEVFDRPGRLDLGRPDNPHISFSAGIHYCIGAPLARIELAASMRALLEQAPALALAAEPERRPNFVMRGLKGLRVQVA
- a CDS encoding response regulator: MTIRVLIADDQMMVREGFSVLLNAMPDIEVVGEAVNGREAVRRVRELAPDVVLMDIRMPELNGIEATREIVAADAAAKVLVLTTFDLDEYVYQALRAGASGFLLKDASARQLADGVRVVASGEALLAPSVTKRLITEFSRLAEPVRLAPTAQTAYGELTERETEVLVLIAQGLSNAEIAERLVVAESTIKTHVSRILVKLGLRDRTQAAVFAYEARLVTPG